The proteins below come from a single Dasypus novemcinctus isolate mDasNov1 chromosome 22, mDasNov1.1.hap2, whole genome shotgun sequence genomic window:
- the H2AC1 gene encoding histone H2A type 1-A gives MSGRGKQGGKARAKAKSRSSRAGLQFPVGRVHRLLRKGNYAERIGAGAPVYLAAVLEYLTAEILELAGNAARDNKKTRIIPRHLQLAIRNDEELNKLLGGVTIAQGGVLPNIQAVLLPKKTESHHHKVQCK, from the coding sequence ATGTCAGGGAGAGGCAAGCAGGGCGGCAAGGCCCGCGCCAAGGCCAAGTCTCGCTCATCGAGGGCCGGCCTGCAGTTCCCCGTGGGCCGGGTGCACCGACTGCTCCGCAAGGGCAACTATGCAGAACGCATTGGGGCCGGCGCCCCGGTCTACCTGGCGGCGGTGCTGGAGTACCTCACGGCCGAGATCCTCGAGCTGGCGGGCAACGCGGCCCGCGACAACAAGAAGACGCGCATCATCCCGCGCCACCTGCAGCTGGCCATCCGCAACGACGAGGAGCTCAACAAGCTGCTGGGTGGCGTGACCATCGCGCAGGGCGGCGTGCTGCCCAACATCCAGGCCGTGCTGCTGCCCAAGAAGACCGAGAGCCACCACCATAAAGTCCAGTGCAAGTAA
- the H2BC1 gene encoding histone H2B type 1-A, with protein MPELSSKGTTISKKGFKKAVTKTQKKEGKKRKRCRKESYSIYIYKVLKQVHPDTGISSKAMSIMNSFVTDIFERIAGEASRLAHYNKRSTITSREIQTAVRLLLPGELAKHAVSEGTKAVTKYTSSK; from the coding sequence ATGCCGGAGCTGTCCTCAAAGGGCACTACCATTTCCAAGAAAGGCTTTAAGAAAGCTGTGACTAAAActcagaagaaagaaggaaagaagcgCAAGAGATGCCGAAAAGAGAGCTACTCCATCTATATTTATAAAGTGCTGAAGCAGGTGCACCCGGACACCGGCATCTCGTCCAAGGCCATGAGTATCATGAATTCCTTCGTAACTGACATCTTTGAGCGCATCGCCGGCGAGGCGTCGCGCCTGGCGCATTACAACAAGCGCTCGACCATCACGTCGCGGGAGATCCAGACGGCCGTGCGCCTGCTGCTGCCCGGGGAGCTGGCCAAGCACGCCGTGTCCGAGGGCACCAAGGCCGTCACCAAGTACACCAGCTCCAAGTAA